Genomic segment of Myxococcus stipitatus:
GCTGGAGGAGTCCGTGCTCCAGACGGCGCTGGAGCGCCTGGGGACCGCGACGCGAGGGGATTGGGATGCGAGTCTTCCCCTGGCGCCTCCCCAGGGAATCGTGGCGGGGCCCTCACCCGCGGGGCTGTGGAGCGACGCGCCGGGGACGGAGTTTCCCCTGGCACCCTCGCGGCGCAACACGCTGGTCTGTCAGGTGCGAGGCCGGGGCCTGTTCGTGCTCGTGCCCGCGTATGCCTTGCATCGCGTGCGGGACGCCACGTCGGTTCCCGAGGGTGTCTTGCGTTGGGACGTGGAGCTGTCGCCCGGTGAGCTGTTGTTGTTGCCCGTGGGCTGGTGGTTCGCGTTTCGCTCGCCGGAGGGGGGAGTCGCCGTCACCTTCGACGCCTTCGCCGCGCCCGAACCCAATGTGGTTTGGACTCCCCGGCCGGAGTCCCGAGAGCCTACGCCTCCTCCTCGTCCTCGAGTCGCTGGAGGAGCTGCCGCGCCAGCCCCCGCAGGGCGGGAGAGCCCGGCTCGCGATTGAGCCGCTCCAGGGAGTCCCGGATGGTGTCGAGTCGTCCGGCCTGCTCGAGAATCTTCAACGCTCGGAACTGCACCAGCTCCTCGGGGGGCATGGAGTGGGGGATGGGGGGCTGGCCGCGCAACGGGATGCGCCCGCGTTGTGACAGCAGGTCCACGAGCACGCCCACGTCTTCATCACCCAAGGGGCACACCGCTCGATTCCGCGCCGCGTCCGACATCTGCTCCAGTGCCTCCATCAGCTCTCCCCAGGCGAAACCGCGAGGTGGCGCTTTTCGCTCCGCCACCATTCGCCTGAGTTGCTCGCGTGTCGTCGGCATGACAACTCCTAGCGTGTCCACATGATGTCTATCTCCGGGACCTGCTCCGTCCCGACGGTGATGCCGAGCTCATTGCGCTCCAGGTCCACCTCCCAGAGCCGTCCATTCGCGCGCAGCGTCCCCATCAGCAGGGGCAGCGTCGGGTGCAGGTAGCGACGCCGGAAGGACGACTCCTGGTTCAGTCTGACGGGCCGTCCGTCGGCCGGGGGCAGGGGCATGTCCAGCTCCACCGCTTCTGTCAGGAAGCAGGCGTCGTAGAGATAGAGCCGGCCGGAGTCCTCCAGGAAGTTGAGGCAGTGCCCGTCATCCCAGCCGGACATGAAAGCATACCGGGACTCCACGCGGCCGAGCAGCTCCACCGGCTCGTCCGGCGCGAAGGGATAACGCAGGCTGTCCTGGAAGCGTCCGTTGAGCCGCGTCAGTCGGCTGGGCTCGACCTGGTTGATGCCTGACGCGATGGCGACCAGCGCCTCCCAGCGCACCTCGTCCGTCCGCGGGTTCTCGTGTGGCAACAGATGCAGGGTGCGGCCCTCGAGCGTCACGCCCTGGCAGTTGGCGAGCTGCTGGAAGAGCTGGTACCAGCCGCCGCACATGCCGCCACCCACGGCGAGCATGTGGCGCACCGTCCACGCGGGCACGCCGTAGCGCAGCCCCGTCTCGGGCAGCCCTCGCAGCAGCGCGTCGCAGATGTCCTTGCGCGACTCGAGCCCCGCGCACCAGCGCGAGGACCAGCGCAAGAGCGGCGTGTACGCGCCGCGCGGAGGGGCGCCCGTCTCTCCCTGCCGCATGGGCGCGCCCGTGGTGAACAGCTCATGGCGGCTGTTGCCCAGGAAGAGCTTGCGCGGCGTGCCGTCCGCGTCCGTCCACTCCGCGAACCACTGGAGCTCCAGCGCGTGGACACCGATGTGATTGGGCAGGGGCCGGTTGAAGTGCACGGGCTCCGCGAGCGTGTTCCACCCCGCCGTGCGCTCCAGGCTCACCGGATGCGGCCCGAGCCACCGCACCGAGGTGTTCACCGCGGCCGCGGGGCACAGCGAGGGACCAAAGGCACTCAGCTCGAACGACGCGGGGACGAAGTGGTTGGCCAGCAATGACACGCGGACGGAGGGGCGGCTTCCTCGGACGTAGGCGACGGGCTCGGAGCGCTCGCCGCGAATCCACTCGGGCTGCTCCCCCAGACGCGCGTCCGTCACGGGATTCCACAAGGGAATCGTGCGGCTCTCCGTGTCTCCCCGGTCGAAGTGCAGGCTGTAGATGGCCAGCGGTTCCGCGTGGTGCATGTCCACCTCCCCCTCATCCGTGCCGGTGGGGCACGGACACGGCATCACGGCATCCGGCGGCCCCCCCAAGGGCCACCGGTGGACCTACTCATACAACAACACGCGAGTCACCCACGGTGCGCTTTTCACCTCGCGCAACCAACGCAGGCGCTCCGCGCGCAGTGCCACCGCGGGAGCCGCGCCACCATGGATGCGCTCGCGCACCCCCTGGAAGAAGCGGCCCGCTGAGTCGGGAATGTCCACCGTCGCCGCGAACACCGCGCGCGCGCCCGCGCCCACGAAGGCCTGGGGCAGGGAAGAGGTCTGATGCAGCAGCGGAGGCAGCCGCGCCGCGCTGCACGCGCCCAGGAGCACCACCGGCGCGCCCTCCAGGCGGATCTGCTTGAGCGCCTCGGACGTGAGCGCGTAGCGCCCGTCGTACTCCGGGGCGAGCGCGATCACGGGCGCTTCCGACAGGCTCCGGTCCACCACGCCGTGCGCGTGGAACTCGATGTCGGTGGCCCGGCTCATCGCCTCCATCACGCGCGACGGCGTGGCCTGGGCACCCGACAGCTCCATCGACGCGCCGATGGGCGCGGGCGTGGTGTCCCACGAGGACAGCCTCGCCAGGCCCAGGCCCGGGGGCGTCTCCACGTTGGCGATCATCAGGTGCAGGGGCGACGGCTGCTTCTTCTGGGGCGAGGTGGCGGTCGACGCCACGCGGTAGCTCCACGCCATCTCGGGCGGCAGGAGCCCGGAGCGGCTGTCCAGCGGCGGCGCGGCGAGCACATCGACCTGGGGACAGGCGCGCAGCGTGGCCAGCACCTTCTCGGGCACCAGGCCCGTGAGGTCCTCGCCCAAGGGCTCCTTGCGCGTGGCGTCGTAGTGGCCCAGCACCTGCCCGCGAGGCCCCATCGCCACCACCACCGTGCGCTCGGCCTCCATCGCCGCCACGAGCGCGCACTGCGTCGGAGGCTTCACGCCCAGCTGGCGGGCCACGACCCCGGGGACCTCGGTGAAGGCATCCACCTCGCCCGCCGTGACGGCCAGCGTCTGGTAGGCCACCGCCGCGGCATCCCGCACGTCCGAGTCCAGGGCCATCAGCGGCTCGGCGTCGCGGATGACGGCGTTGAGGAGCTTGTTGCCCGCGGCCCGGTTCTTCAACAGCTCGAGCCGCGCCTCGACGAGCCGTGCCAGCAATTGGCGTCCAGGGGTCTCGCGCGTGGCGCGGACGCGGTCCAGCTCCGCGCGAATCTGCGCCTCGTCCTCGGGCTTGCGGTCCAACCGCATGAGGTCGGCGAGAATCCATGCGCCGATGAGCCCGACGGTGGGCTGGCAGGTCTGGGCTTGCAGCAAGGCGCGGCGGGCCTCGTGAGGACGCAGGCGCATCAGCTCCAGGGCCGCGATGTTGCGATACGTGTAGTTCTTCACGTCGCACGTGTCGGGCGCCCGGGCCAGGTACTCGTCGAGGTACGCGCGCGCGGAGGCGATCCGGAACTGGAAGCGCGCGGCCTGGGCCATGGCGCGCAGGGCCGCGGACTCCAGCTCCCACTCGCCCATCGACTGCGCCTCGCGCCAGCTCGCGCGAGCGGTCTCCTCCGCCTCCGAGAGGCGATTGGCCGACGTCGCGCGGTGGCTCATCTTGCGCAGCAGCTCCGCGCAGCGTGGACGCAGGTTCTTCTCCCGACACGCCGTCAGCGCGGCCTTGAGGCGCTGCCCCGCCCGCCAGGACTCGCCCGCCAGGTCCTCCTGCCGCGCCAGCTCGTCCTGGACGAGGAGCGCGATCCACGGGTCGTTCCACGCGGCGGCCACGCGCTCGAGCTCCCCTTGAGGGCCCTTCGAGTTGGGCGTCAGCAGCCGCGCGCCCAGGAGCAGGTCGTACTCACCGGCGCCCCGCAGGCGCGTGAGGAAGTCCTCCGACGCGGGCTGGCGCTCCCGGACGAGGCGCGCGTACTCGGCGGCCAGCGGCGCGCGCCGGCTGAAGTCTCGCGTGGCGATGGTCCGGGTGTGGGTCTCCAGCGCCGTGTCGCCATGGATGCGGTCCAGCGTCTGCGCCAGCGGGAGCAGCTCCATCAGCCGGGCGGAGGTGGGGGCGGTGCGGACGGCGTCGTAATAGAGGCCGCGCGCGATGCCTGGATGTTGCCGGGCCTCTTCGAGCGGGAGGGGGAGGTGTGAATCCTGAGCCAGGCGGGTGAACGCGGACTGGGTCCGTTTCCAGGACGCGGCCCGCTGCGCCACGGACGCGCGGAGGGCGGCGGCGTTCTCCCGAGCCTCCGTGCTCCAGCCCGGCTCGCCCAGGCGGGCCACCTCGTCGAAGACGGAGGCCGCGAGCAATTGCAGGCCCATGGCCCGCAGCACGAGCGCCCGGTTCCACAGGGCCTGGGGGTGGCGCGGGGCGGTCTCCAGCAGGGTGTCGAGCTGGGCCAATGCCTCGTCATGCTTCTTGAGCAGGAAGATGGCGACGGCCTGGTCGTTGTCGCGGTTCACCGACGCAGGAGCCTGCGACAGGTGCGCGAGCGCCTGCTGGGGGTCGCCATGGAGCAGGTAGGAGGCCGCGATTCCGGCCCGGTCTCCCTTCTCCTCGAGCCGCGCGAGCTCGCGCAGGGGGACGGCGATGGACGGCCGCTCCTCGCGCGGGAGCGAATAGGGACGATAGACATCCGCGGTCGCGACGCTGAGGCGGGCCTCCAGCGGGCGGGTGCGGGTGTCTGTGAGCCACAGCACCTCGGCGTGGCGGTCGGCCAGGGGACCGGAGCGCGCGATGAGAATCGCGGGGAACACAAGCAAGGGAATGAGATGCCAGGCACGCAGACGCGGCACGCGTCGCCCGCGTTTGGACTGCCCTGGTGCATCCAGCTCGCCTGCCATCCGCTGGACCCTCCCCGTCACTCCGCGTCCCATGGCGCGGAGTCATCGCTAAGACTCCCGGTCTTATGCCAAGAACGCGGACCGGGACAAATCGTGAGAAATAAGCGCACCTTCGGGCGAAATGACGAACTGAGTCATGCCGACCCACGACAGACGCCCGAGGGGTAGGGTGTGGATATGTTCATTGTCATCCTAGGCGGAGGAGTGTCGGGCCTGACGTGTGGAATCCGCTTGTTGGAGGCGGGACACTCGGTGGAGGTCTGGGCCCGGGAGTTGTCGCCGCACACGACGTCGGATGTCGCCGCGGCTGTCTGGTATCCCTACCGGGCGTGGCCGCAGGAGCGCGTCAATGTCTGGGCGAAGCGGACCTACGAGGTGCTGGAGTCCCTGTCCCGCGAGCGTCCTGAAGCGGGCATCCGGATGATTCCTGGCGTGGAAGTGTTTCGCCGCCCCGTCGAGGACCCCTGGTGGCGCGACAGCGTCCCGGACTTCCGCAGGGCGCGCCCCGAGGAGCTTCCGCCTGGATTGTTGGAGGGTTACTACTTCTCCGCGCCGGTCATCGAGATGCCGCGCTATCTGCCATTCCTGATGGCGCGCGTGCGGGAGTTGGGAGGGCGCATCATCCAGCGTGAGGTGCGCTCACTGGAGGAGGCGTGGGCGCGAGCGCCGGTGGTGGTCAACTGCATGGGCCTGGGGGCGCGCGAGGTGGTGGGCGACGAGTCGCTCTTCCCGATTCGCGGTGAGGTGTTGCGTGTGACACCCCCGCCCACGAACCGCTTCATCTTCGATGACGAGTGCGAGCAGGGGATTGCCTATGTGATTCCGCGCTCGGAGGACTGCATCCTGGGTGGCACGGTGGAGGAGGGCAACGCGTCCCTGGTGCCGGACGCGGCGGTGGCTCGGGGCATCCTGGAGCGCAACGCGCCGCTGTTGCCACCGGGTGCGGTGTTTCGCGTCGTGGAGCACAAGGTGGGACTGCGCCCCGGGCGGCCCTCGGTGCGGGTGGAGGCGGAGGTGTCCGGGGAGCGGGTGGTGGTGCACGACTACGGGCACGGCGGGGCGGGCGTCACGCTCTCCTGGGGCTGCGCGGAGGAGGTCGTGACGCGGGTGGCGGCGCACGCGCGCTGAGGCGTCAGGCGCGAGCGCGGAGCACGGTGCCGAAGCCGCGCTCACGTCCGAGCGCGGGGGACACGGCGCCGAGGCTCACGGCTTCGCGGCCGGAGATGAGGACGGACTTCACGGCGGCGTCGTTGCGGCGCACCAGGCGGACGAAGCCGCCGAAGTTCTCCATGGGGGCCTCGGCGATTTCGTCGAGGCTCGAGTCGAGGCCCTCGGGGTTGATGACGACGAGGTCCGCGCGGCGGCCCTCGGCGAGGACTCCCGCGTCGAGGCCGAACCACTCGCCGATTTCACCGGTGAGTCGGTGGACGGCGCGCTCGGTGGACATGAAGGGCTCGCCGCGCTTCTCGGCTTCGCGGACCAGGCGCAGGAGGCGGAGGGGGAAGTTGTAGTGAGCCATGTTGCGCAGGTGGGCGCCCGCGTCGGAGAAGCCCACGAGGATGTCTGGGTGGCGGCAGATGAACTCCAGCTCCTCGCGCCGGTCATTGGCCATGACGGTGTACCAGCGCAGGGCGTCTCCGTGAGTGGCGACGAGGTCGAGGAAGACATCCACGGCGTCGCGGGATTGGTCCTGGGCGATTTGGGCGAAGGACTTGCCGACCAGGGTGGGGTCGGGGCACTGGAGGATGCGGGACTGGTTGAAGTCGCGGTGGAAGGCGCGAGGGAGGAAGCGGTTGGTCCATTCCGCGCGGAAGCGGGAGCGGTAGGCGGGGTCGTTGAGGAGCCCTGTGCGTGAGGCGGCGTCCTGGAGGTGGAGGGCGGCGGCGCCGGCGCCGAACTCCTCGAAGACGACGAGGTCGATGCCATCGGCCCACAGGTCGAAGATTTCAGGCAGGGCCTGCCAGCGGAAGTTGGCGCCGAGGAGTCGGTTGGCGACGCGGGAGAGGACGCCGATGAGGCGGTGGATGCCTCGACTGGCGCGAGGGTCCATCATGGAGATGACGGTGGTCTTCAGCGTCGGGCGCCACAGGCCCATGCTCTCGAGGAGGAAGAGGACGACGTTGACCTTGGTGCTGATGTTGGGGACGCCTTGGAAGACGCGGCCCTTCTCGCGAAGGAGGCGGGTGAGGCGGCGGTATTCGCTCCAGCGGGCGTAGGTGGAGGGAAGGGGGCGGCTGCGGATGTCTCGGGTGCCGCCCATCTTGTCCCACTTGAGGGTCATGATGGACAGGCCGAGGTAGCCCAGGTCGAGGCCTTCGCGGACGAGGGACTCCATGCGGCGCAGCTCGTCCTCGCTGGGGCGGACGTTGGAGTCGAGGCTGCGGTGGAGGCCCAGGGTGTGGGCGCGCAGCGCGGAGTGGCCCAGGAAGGAGGCGACGTTGGGGCCGAGGGGGAGGGCTTGGAGGTGCTCCAGGTAGCTGGAGAGCGAGTCCCACGTCTTGCGCTCCTCGAGGAGGGAGCGGACGGTGGCGTAGGGGATGGCCTCGACGCGGCAGAACATGTCCGCGAGGTCCTCGGCGGAGCCGAGGGCGAGGCTGAGTGAGCAGCTCCCGAGGACCACGGAGGTGACACCGTGGCGGACGGACTCGGAGAGGGAGGGCGCCAGCTCGACTTCGGCGTCGTAGTGGGTGTGGAAGTCGATGAAGCCGGGAGTCACCCAGTGGCCCGTGGCGTCAATGACGCGAGTCCCTGGTGCGCGAGGGATGGGGGCCGGGGAGAGCGTGGTGACGGTGCCCCCTGTGATGCCGACGTTGAGCTTCCGAGGGGCATTGCCCAGACCATCGAACACGAGGCCGTTCTCGACGATGAGGTCCATGTCTCCGAGCTTAGCGCGGAGAATGATTCGGTGTACCGAGGTCTGTTCGGAGGCCGTGCGAACGAGGCACAATGTCTGTCACTTGCGGCAGGGGGAATTCATGGTGGGGCAACTGCGCCCGCTGATTGGGAAACGAGCCCTGGCCCTGCTGCTGCTGGTCCTCCCTGGCTGTGTCCTGTTTCAGGGGCCTCCTCGCCCCGTTCATGCGCCACCAGAAGAATCGGCGCGGCTGAAGATTCCGCTCGCGATGCCAACGGAGGGACGCCAGGTCATCAGCGGCGCAACTGGTGGCCTTGACGCGCGCACGAGGCATCGCTAGCTTCTGCGCTTCCTCTCGACGTGGCGCCGCAGCGCCTCTCGCGTGACCTCCGCTACATTCAGAGCTGAAGCCCCCGGCGTAGAGTCACTACGTCCAGTGTGGTGCGTGCGCTCTCTCGGTCATGACGTATTGCTCAATCCATGAATGAACAACAAGAGGCCGAGGTCTGCGCGAAGGCCCTGGCCCTGATTCGAAGTCATTTTACCCACCTCAATGACGGACGGCTGGAGGCGGCTGGACAGCAGCTCTTCTTTCCTTCCGGGGGGGAGAATGGCCGACTGGCTGTCTATGTTCATGAGATGAGCAAGCTGGCTCCATTCCGACTCCTCACGACATCTATCGGGAGGTTTGATGGAGTCTGCAAGCGTCGCTATGGCACCGTGGCGACCGTCATGGTGGATGTTCGAGTCTCTTGCTCACTCGGTGAACGAGACTCCGGCATCCTGATTGAGTGGTTTCCTCAGCGTGACGTCTCCCTGATTTCGATACCTCCCACGGAGTGGTTTCTGGAGAAACCGCGTCGCGACGAGGCCGTACTCGCAAGATGCGAAAGCATGACCCAAGATGAGAAGCTCATCGAAGAATGCCTTCGCGCGGCTGTCGATGGCCCCTTCTTTCCTGACTGGGAGTTCCATGCCCTCTTCGGATTGTATCGGCGGGAGGTTGCGGCCGTGCTGGAGTCCTGGCCTGTACCCGACCGCGACAACAACACATGGCTCGCCATTCATAATGCACTGAACAACCTGACCGGATACCCCCTGAGTGACTGTATGGCCGTATGGCCCAACTTCATCTCAGTGTCTCGAGAGGAGCTGTGCGACTTCTTCGACCGATGGCTCGCGGCCCAATCTCCGGCGTGAGAAGTGTTTCGCCGAGGCCGTTCTCAGGCGGCAACGATCTTGGCGTTCACGTTCTCCCTGTCGAGGGATGAGTCTCGGCTCATCGCGCTGACGGACATTCCGTCCAGCTCGAGAGCCTTCTCCACGGTGAATCCCAGGTGCTTGTACATCGGCACATTGCGCGGGTCCGCCGTCGTGAGGAACAGCGGGTGTTCCGGCAGGTCCGCCTCGATGCGGCGCAAGAGCACCCGCGTGAGTCCCTGTCCACGAGCCCCCTCCGCGACGCCAATGAAATCCAGCGTCCACATTCCCGCGGGCTTCAAGGGCTCCGTCAGCTCGAGATAACGGAGCGTGCGCCGGACACACTGCCATCCACAGGCCCCACCCACCGCCGCCATCCATCGGAGCTGCTGGAAGAGCCGTGGCGGAGGCACCGCCGGACTGACGATGGCCACCGCGAGCACCTCGTCACCCCGCGTTACCGCATATCGGCGTGCACCCGGCCGAGAGTCATTCAGCGCCAGTGTCGCCGTGAACCAGCGTCGCGAGACGTCCAGGTTCGCACCACAAACCCAGCGCATCCCAGGTTCATTCGCGAAAGCCCGGGCCAGCACGTTCGCGCACTCATCCCGTGACACATCCTCCCGTATCTCAAACATGCGGCGCACCCCGTCGATACAGCGGCGCCTCCGGAACCAGATGTCCGACGAGCAGCTTCAAGAAGAACAGCGGCGGAATCCAAGCCAGAGACGGCGGAAGAGGGAACAGGGACAGATTCACGACCAGCGCCACCATGAACGCCGCCATCGCCACCGGCCGCTTGCCCTCCGCCGGGATGCGCTCGACGAGCACCGCTCCGCAGAGCAGCAACCCCGCGTTGACCAGACTCCAACGCCAGTCCTGCCCCAGCACCAGCAACCCCACACCCACCAAATGCAGCAGATGCGAAGCAACGAACGCCAGCCGCGCGCGCGGATTCGCCTCGCGGTGATACCAGCGCTTGGCGGCATTCGTCGCATTGGTCAGAACCCCGCCCACGAGATCCAACCCGATCAAGACCACCACCGCCGTCTGCAACCACGACCACGCCTCACGCTCCGGCGCGCGCCAGATGAGCAGCCCCAGAAGACAGGCCGTCACCGCGCCGCCCCACAGCTCCACGGCGAACTCCACGCGGCTCTTTCCCGGGCCCATGAAGCGCTCGAGGCCTCCCGCCCAGCCAGACGGAGTCGTCGGAATCACCCAGTCGACGTGCAAATCCTCTCTCATGTCGTTCCTCCCTGCCTGGCGCCCTTGCGCGGCGACCACAGCCCTTCCAGCAAGCTCCACGTCAGCGACGTGTCGACAGCCGCCCCTGCGTGCATCCCTTGCAAGGCCCACGCATCCGCGGCCTGGAAGAACGCCCGTGTCACCCCGAGCAGCAGGGCGCGGTCCACGTCATTCCGGATGACCCCGAGCCGGAGCCCGTCATCCACGACCGCCTCGAACCACTCCAACCCCACCTCATCGGGCGCACCGCTGGGCGCCGCCCCCAGGAGCGCGAGGTCCTCGCGGTTCTTCGCCAGATGGTCCACGAGCCGGGCACTGCTCAGCCGCAATCGCTCCCAGAACACACGGGCCGACGGCGCGGCCTCCCAGGTCCCCAGGACCCCCAGGACCCGCGTCTTCACCTCCGCGAGCACCGTCCTCGCGAGGTCGTCCTTGCCATCGAAGTACTGATACGCCGCCGTCTTCGAGATGCCGGCGTCCGAGATGATCTGGTTGTACGACGCACCCTCGATGCCATCCCGAGCGAAGTGGGCGCGCGCAATCGCGAGGATTTCCCGCTGCCGCTCTGTCGGCAGTCGGAGGAAGCGGGGAAGAGGCATGGTGCACCAGTGGTACACCCTATTGGTGCGCACCGCAAGTGCCGCCGTGCTCTCGCTCATGTCCCCCTGGGGCGCCGCCCCAAGACTCGTCTCGGGTGACTCAGGACACTCGTTCGAGGGCTTGCGAAGGGCATGCTCTTGAAGGGCGCTCCAATCACTGCCAGCGCCTCCATGCAGCGAAGCAGGTCCTGCGCCTCATCCAGATCCGGCTGATCGCGGACGCGGCTGGTAGTCCTCTGGCTTGCTCAGGGGCGGAGCAAAGATCTGTTCGAGAATGTACGCTTCTTTACGGGGGCGATGACCTCAATCACATGCGCTGGCAAGCTCGGCGCCTCCGGCCCCGGCGAAGTGGCGGCAGGTGGGGAGGGGCGCGAAGGATGATATGGATTCAATCGCTCAACCATTGATGCGAGTCGTCAATGCGATGCAGCAGTTCATTGTCACCCCGGAGGTTCGGTTCCTGCATGTGGTGACGGAGCCTTCTCTGCGGCTGGCGGTGCTCGAGCACATCTC
This window contains:
- a CDS encoding N-acyl-D-glutamate amidohydrolase yields the protein MDLIVENGLVFDGLGNAPRKLNVGITGGTVTTLSPAPIPRAPGTRVIDATGHWVTPGFIDFHTHYDAEVELAPSLSESVRHGVTSVVLGSCSLSLALGSAEDLADMFCRVEAIPYATVRSLLEERKTWDSLSSYLEHLQALPLGPNVASFLGHSALRAHTLGLHRSLDSNVRPSEDELRRMESLVREGLDLGYLGLSIMTLKWDKMGGTRDIRSRPLPSTYARWSEYRRLTRLLREKGRVFQGVPNISTKVNVVLFLLESMGLWRPTLKTTVISMMDPRASRGIHRLIGVLSRVANRLLGANFRWQALPEIFDLWADGIDLVVFEEFGAGAAALHLQDAASRTGLLNDPAYRSRFRAEWTNRFLPRAFHRDFNQSRILQCPDPTLVGKSFAQIAQDQSRDAVDVFLDLVATHGDALRWYTVMANDRREELEFICRHPDILVGFSDAGAHLRNMAHYNFPLRLLRLVREAEKRGEPFMSTERAVHRLTGEIGEWFGLDAGVLAEGRRADLVVINPEGLDSSLDEIAEAPMENFGGFVRLVRRNDAAVKSVLISGREAVSLGAVSPALGRERGFGTVLRARA
- a CDS encoding GNAT family N-acetyltransferase, with the protein product MFEIREDVSRDECANVLARAFANEPGMRWVCGANLDVSRRWFTATLALNDSRPGARRYAVTRGDEVLAVAIVSPAVPPPRLFQQLRWMAAVGGACGWQCVRRTLRYLELTEPLKPAGMWTLDFIGVAEGARGQGLTRVLLRRIEADLPEHPLFLTTADPRNVPMYKHLGFTVEKALELDGMSVSAMSRDSSLDRENVNAKIVAA
- a CDS encoding TetR/AcrR family transcriptional regulator — translated: MSESTAALAVRTNRVYHWCTMPLPRFLRLPTERQREILAIARAHFARDGIEGASYNQIISDAGISKTAAYQYFDGKDDLARTVLAEVKTRVLGVLGTWEAAPSARVFWERLRLSSARLVDHLAKNREDLALLGAAPSGAPDEVGLEWFEAVVDDGLRLGVIRNDVDRALLLGVTRAFFQAADAWALQGMHAGAAVDTSLTWSLLEGLWSPRKGARQGGTT
- a CDS encoding FAD-dependent oxidoreductase codes for the protein MFIVILGGGVSGLTCGIRLLEAGHSVEVWARELSPHTTSDVAAAVWYPYRAWPQERVNVWAKRTYEVLESLSRERPEAGIRMIPGVEVFRRPVEDPWWRDSVPDFRRARPEELPPGLLEGYYFSAPVIEMPRYLPFLMARVRELGGRIIQREVRSLEEAWARAPVVVNCMGLGAREVVGDESLFPIRGEVLRVTPPPTNRFIFDDECEQGIAYVIPRSEDCILGGTVEEGNASLVPDAAVARGILERNAPLLPPGAVFRVVEHKVGLRPGRPSVRVEAEVSGERVVVHDYGHGGAGVTLSWGCAEEVVTRVAAHAR